The following coding sequences lie in one Spinacia oleracea cultivar Varoflay chromosome 1, BTI_SOV_V1, whole genome shotgun sequence genomic window:
- the LOC110804392 gene encoding probable serine/threonine-protein kinase PBL7 codes for MGFSQCNYTENQQIFTNSSNSLSLIPTYNDTKDDDYCDDNYNELKFRSFLMNMIWDFGFGCFVPQKSKIEGQKNSNSEHNKAWLLAESGGDLANGEPHSVHSSFRFSLCSQVELDSLKTANLGSSTTVLMVNLDNISSDSNSKELKWRRIESLEKSISPVTNSLIRFSFDEIRYATRNFSEDRVLGRGALSYVFRGRVGLLRTAVAIKRLEKEGKETPKAFCRELMIASSLQHPNIVPLLGFCIDPEEGLFLVYKYVSSGSLERHLHGKKKGVKGFASLSWSARYKVAVGIAEAIAYLHNGTEKCIVHRDIKPSNILLSSKKRPKLCDFGLATWTPAPSVPFLCKTVKGTFGYLAPEYFQHGKVSDKTDVYAFGVVLLELITGRKPIESLRPSGEENLVQWAKPLMEQGDSALDSLLDPRAKVTPKSSKLITRIVRAAAACLNSEESCRPSINDTIILLRGEGCLMKGKASLGSRRSYVPPILQRTKSEMKSHLALAMLGVSELEDDDFLYGR; via the exons ATGGGGTTTTCCCAATGTAATTACACTGAAAACCAACAAATTTTTACAaattcttcaaattctctctcaTTAATCCCTACTTACAATGATACTAAGGATGATGATTACTGTGATGATAATTACAATGAGTTAAAGTTCAGATCTTTTTTGATGAATATGATTTGGGATTTTGGGTTTGGTTGTTTTGTGCCACAGAAGAGTAAAATTGAAGGGCAAAAGAATAGTAATTCAGAGCATAATAAGGCATGGTTGCTTGCAGAATCAGGTGGTGATTTAGCAAATGGTGAACCTCATTCTGTTCACTCCTCTTTTAGGTTCAGTTTGTGCTCTCAAGTTGAACTTGATTCCTTAAAGACTGCAAATTTGGGTTCTTCTACTACTGTTTTAATGGTGAATTTGGACAATATTTCGAGTGATTCTAACTCCAAAGAGCTTAAATGGCGTCGGATTGAATCATTGGAGAAGAGTATTTCTCCTGTTACTAATTCTTTGATCAGGTTTAGCTTTGATGAAATTCGTTATGCCACCCGCAATTTCTCTGAAG ACAGAGTATTGGGCAGAGGTGCACTGAGTTATGTGTTTAGAGGTAGAGTTGGGTTATTGAGAACAGCAGTGGCAATCAAGAGGTTAGAGAAAGAGGGTAAGGAAACTCCCAAGGCATTTTGTAGAGAATTGATGATTGCAAGTTCTCTTCAACATCCAAATATTGTTCCTCTCTTGGGATTTTGTATTGATCCAGAGGAAGGCTTGTTCTTGGTCTACAAATATGTTTCCAGTGGAAGCTTAGAACGACATTTGCACG ggaagaagaagggtgtAAAGGGTTTCGCATCGCTTTCATGGTCTGCAAGGTATAAGGTTGCTGTAGGAATTGCAGAAGCTATTGCATATCTACACAATGGAACTGAAAAATGTATTGTTCATAGAGATATAAAGCCATCCAATATTCTTTTGTCATCCAAGAAAAGGCCCAAG TTATGTGATTTCGGGTTAGCAACATGGACTCCAGCACCATCAGTCCCTTTCCTTTGCAAAACTGTGAAAGGAACATTTGG ATATTTGGCTCCTGAGTACTTCCAGCACGGGAAGGTATCGGATAAAACTGATGTTTATGCCTTTGGAGTTGTTCTTTTAGAGCTAATAACAGGCCGAAAGCCAATTGAATCACTAAGGCCATCCGGAGAAGAGAACTTGGTTCAATGG GCAAAGCCACTGATGGAGCAGGGAGACTCAGCGTTAGACAGTTTGCTTGACCCACGAGCCAAAGTTACTCCTAAAAGTTCAAAACTTATAACCAGAATAGTTCGCGCTGCAGCTGCCTGTTTGAACAGCGAAGAATCTTGTAGGCCAAGCATTAACGACACCATCATTCTTCTAAGAGGAGAAGGTTGTCTTATGAAGGGTAAGGCAAGTTTAGGTAGTCGAAGAAGTTATGTTCCTCCAATACTGCAACGTACAAAAAGCGAAATGAAGTCTCATTTGGCTTTGGCTATGCTTGGAGTTTCTGAGCTAGAAGATGATGATTTCTTATATGGCCGATGA